A genomic region of Actinomycetota bacterium contains the following coding sequences:
- a CDS encoding ATP-binding cassette domain-containing protein translates to MAGSGTAHLREENGASLLRVEHLVVEFPSGRGGKVHAVSDISLDVMEGETLGLVGESGCGKSTTGRAIIQLPRPTSGAVMFEGRDLTKIKGEELRKTRRRMQLIFQDPVSSLNPRRRVRDIVAEPLVIAGEKEARRHRVNSVLETVGLDPDVSDRRPHQFSGGQCQRVSLARALIVDPKLLICDEPVSALDVSVQAQILNLLEDMKARYGLTMLFISHDLSVVKNISDRVMVMYLGKLCELAQADVLYREPAHPYTNALLASIPTPEPVVASDRVEPLKSTELPSPINPPSGCRFRTRCPRAQDVCASDEPLMREIRPNHFVACHFPVDEPVTAA, encoded by the coding sequence ATGGCAGGCAGCGGCACCGCCCACCTCCGGGAAGAGAACGGCGCGTCACTGCTGCGGGTCGAGCACCTCGTCGTCGAGTTCCCCTCCGGGCGCGGCGGCAAGGTGCACGCGGTGTCCGACATCAGCCTCGACGTGATGGAGGGGGAGACGCTCGGGTTGGTGGGTGAGTCGGGCTGCGGCAAGTCGACCACGGGTCGCGCCATCATCCAGCTCCCGCGACCCACGTCGGGAGCGGTCATGTTCGAAGGACGCGACCTGACGAAGATCAAGGGGGAGGAGCTGCGCAAGACCCGCCGGCGCATGCAGCTCATCTTCCAGGACCCGGTCTCGTCGCTGAACCCCCGCCGGCGCGTGCGCGACATCGTGGCCGAGCCGCTCGTCATCGCCGGCGAGAAGGAGGCGCGTCGCCACCGCGTCAACTCGGTGCTGGAGACGGTCGGGCTCGACCCCGACGTCAGCGACCGGCGACCGCACCAGTTCTCCGGCGGCCAGTGTCAGCGGGTGAGCCTGGCCCGCGCCCTCATCGTCGACCCGAAGCTGCTCATCTGTGACGAGCCCGTGTCGGCCCTCGACGTGTCGGTGCAGGCGCAGATCCTCAACCTGCTCGAGGACATGAAGGCCCGCTACGGCCTCACCATGCTCTTCATCTCCCACGACCTGTCGGTCGTGAAGAACATCAGCGACCGGGTGATGGTGATGTACCTGGGCAAGCTCTGCGAGCTGGCGCAGGCCGACGTCCTCTACCGCGAGCCCGCCCACCCGTACACCAACGCGCTGCTGGCGTCGATCCCCACGCCCGAGCCGGTGGTCGCGAGCGACCGGGTCGAGCCGCTGAAGTCGACCGAGCTGCCGTCGCCGATCAACCCGCCGAGCGGCTGCCGGTTCCGCACCCGCTGCCCCCGGGCCCAGGACGTCTGCGCCTCGGACGAGCCCCTCATGCGGGAGATCCGACCGAACCACTTCGTGGCGTGCCACTTCCCGGTTGACGAGCCCGTGACGGCGGCCTAG
- a CDS encoding ABC transporter ATP-binding protein, which produces MLVVDNLSTSFRTPAGIVHAVDEVSFTLARGRTLGIVGESGSGKTVLSRSVMGLLPKSNAIRTGRVIFDGVDLVGLDDRDMRSYWGTEIAMIFQDPMTALNPVVKVGRQITESLRYHLDVSKEEADRTAVQLLQSVGMPEAARRLKEYPHQLSGGMRQRVVIAIALACSPKLLIADEPTTALDVTVQAQILDLLQRLQQERHMAMMFITHDLGVVSGRTDDTAVMYAGRVVEKAPTRALFANMKMPYTEALMKSIPRLENPSHSRLLAITGRPPSLINLPRGCRFAPRCPYAQERCREEEPPLRDAETPGHQ; this is translated from the coding sequence CTGCTCGTGGTCGACAACCTCTCGACGTCGTTCCGCACGCCGGCAGGCATCGTGCACGCGGTCGACGAGGTCTCGTTCACGCTCGCCCGCGGACGCACGCTCGGCATCGTGGGCGAGTCGGGCTCGGGCAAGACCGTGCTCTCCCGCTCTGTGATGGGCCTCCTGCCCAAGAGCAACGCCATCCGCACCGGTCGGGTGATCTTCGACGGCGTCGACCTGGTCGGCCTCGACGACCGCGACATGCGTTCCTACTGGGGAACCGAGATCGCCATGATCTTCCAGGACCCGATGACCGCGCTCAACCCCGTGGTCAAGGTCGGTCGTCAGATCACCGAGTCGCTCCGCTACCACCTCGACGTCAGCAAGGAGGAAGCGGATCGCACGGCCGTCCAGCTGCTGCAGTCGGTGGGGATGCCCGAGGCCGCCCGCCGGCTGAAGGAGTATCCGCACCAGCTCTCCGGCGGCATGCGCCAACGTGTGGTCATCGCCATCGCGTTGGCCTGCAGCCCCAAGCTGCTCATCGCCGACGAGCCCACAACCGCGCTCGACGTGACCGTGCAGGCCCAGATCCTCGACCTGCTCCAGCGTCTCCAGCAGGAGCGCCACATGGCGATGATGTTCATCACCCACGACCTCGGCGTGGTGTCGGGGCGCACCGATGACACCGCGGTGATGTACGCGGGCCGCGTCGTCGAGAAGGCGCCGACCCGGGCCCTCTTCGCCAACATGAAGATGCCGTACACCGAGGCGCTGATGAAGTCGATCCCCCGGCTCGAGAACCCGAGCCACAGCCGGCTCCTCGCCATCACCGGCCGCCCTCCGAGCCTCATCAACCTCCCTCGGGGCTGTCGGTTCGCGCCCCGCTGCCCGTACGCGCAGGAGCGCTGCCGCGAGGAGGAGCCCCCGTTGCGCGATGCGGAGACACCCGGGCACCAGTAA
- a CDS encoding WhiB family transcriptional regulator, translating into MTNLSWRQKAACRGLDPEIFYPTSDDAADTAKSVCNACAVRTPCLEYALSHREHDGIWGGATEKERRRIVRQRRKSA; encoded by the coding sequence GTGACGAATCTGTCCTGGCGCCAGAAGGCGGCATGCCGGGGCTTGGATCCCGAGATCTTCTACCCGACCTCGGATGACGCCGCAGACACCGCCAAGTCGGTCTGCAACGCGTGTGCGGTCCGCACCCCCTGCCTCGAGTACGCCCTGAGCCACCGCGAGCACGACGGCATCTGGGGCGGCGCGACCGAGAAGGAACGCCGGCGCATCGTCCGACAGCGCCGCAAGTCGGCCTGA